GGGTCCTGGTCCGTGACAGCTTCTGGGGCAAGCGTGCCCTCGAGGTGATCATCGACATCCCGTTCGCGCTGCCGACGATCGTCGCCGGCCTGGTGCTGCTCAGCCTCTACGGCCCGAACAGCCCGATCGGCGTCGACGTCGCCAACACCCGCACCGCGGTCTACCTCGCCCTGCTGTTCGTGACGACACCGTTCGTGGTCCGGACGGTGCAGCCCGTCCTCCTCGAGCTCGACCCCGAGACGGAGCAGGCCGCGCAGTCGCTCGGAGCGACCCGGTTCACGACCTTCCGCCGCGTCCTGATCCCGGCGCTCGCGCCGGCGATCACCGCCGGGGCGGCGCTCTCGTTCGCACGGGCGATCAGCGAGTACGGCTCCCTGGTGCTGCTGTCGGGCAACCTGCCGATGCGCACCGAGGTCACGTCGGTCCGGATCCTGACCTACATCGAGAACGGCAACATGGCGGCCGCCGCCTCCGTCGCGTCGCTGCTTCTCCTCGTGGCTCTGTTCGCGATCGTCGTGCTCGACCTCATCGCGAGAAGGGTGGCCCGCCGATGAACAACAACAGCAGCCGCCTGACCCGCTACACGCTCCGCGCCATCGTGCTAGTCTACCTCGGGCTCCTGATCGTGTGGCCGGTCTCGCTCGTCGCCAAGAACGCGTTCGCCGACGGCTTCGGGGCCTTCGTCGACGCCCTGACCGAGCCGACGACGGTCGACGCCTTCAAGCTCACCCTCGTCGTGGCGGTCTGGGCCGTGGTCATCAACACGCTCTTCGGCATCCTCATCTCGGTGCTGCTGGTGCGCTACACGTTCCCGGGGCGCCGACTCCTCTCGGCGTTCATCGACCTCCCGTTGTCGGTGTCGCCGGTGGTGGTCGGCCTCGCGCTGCTCCTCGCGTACGGCGGCACGAACGGCTGGTTCGGTCCCGCGCTCGAGGACTCGGGCATCCAGGTGATCTACGCGACCCCGGGCATCATCATGGCGACGGCGTTCGTGTCGCTGCCGCTCGTGATCCGCGAGATCGTGCCGGTCCTCACCGAGATCGGGACGGACCAGGAGCAGGCCGCGCGCAGCCTCGGTGCCGACGCGTGGCAGACCTTCCGACGCATCACGATCCCCGCCATCCGCTGGGCGCTCGTCTACGGCGTCGTCCTGAGCCTCGCCCGCTCGCTCGGCGAGTTCGGCGCGGTCAAGATCGTGTCCGGCAACGTCGTCGGGCAGACACAGACGGCCACGCTCGTCGTCGAGGAGAAGTACCAGAACTTCGACCAGACCGCCGCGTACGCCTCGTCGTTCGTCCTCGCGGCAGCGGCCGTGCTCGCGCTGATCGTCGTGACGCTCCTGCGTCCCGGCCACGGCGAGTCGGCAAGAACCCCGGGAGCCACCACCGCGCCCGTACCCACCGTTCCCGCACCCACCCAGAAGGACCCAGC
Above is a genomic segment from Mumia sp. Pv4-285 containing:
- the cysT gene encoding sulfate ABC transporter permease subunit CysT, giving the protein MTSPTISQVRRRGPRRRARAATALTPAAGVGLGIALIWFSILVLLPLSAVVLTTTEGGWATFWETIRQPQTWAAIKLTVGEAFLVTLTNVVFGTLIAWVLVRDSFWGKRALEVIIDIPFALPTIVAGLVLLSLYGPNSPIGVDVANTRTAVYLALLFVTTPFVVRTVQPVLLELDPETEQAAQSLGATRFTTFRRVLIPALAPAITAGAALSFARAISEYGSLVLLSGNLPMRTEVTSVRILTYIENGNMAAAASVASLLLLVALFAIVVLDLIARRVARR
- a CDS encoding sulfate ABC transporter permease gives rise to the protein MNNNSSRLTRYTLRAIVLVYLGLLIVWPVSLVAKNAFADGFGAFVDALTEPTTVDAFKLTLVVAVWAVVINTLFGILISVLLVRYTFPGRRLLSAFIDLPLSVSPVVVGLALLLAYGGTNGWFGPALEDSGIQVIYATPGIIMATAFVSLPLVIREIVPVLTEIGTDQEQAARSLGADAWQTFRRITIPAIRWALVYGVVLSLARSLGEFGAVKIVSGNVVGQTQTATLVVEEKYQNFDQTAAYASSFVLAAAAVLALIVVTLLRPGHGESARTPGATTAPVPTVPAPTQKDPA